A stretch of Rhizobium glycinendophyticum DNA encodes these proteins:
- a CDS encoding SH3 domain-containing protein: protein MCRWRAFSGAVIAAALLVFADAGPQTAVAQERNVRVEFGRGQSSTVIRGTVRGYEGANYRVNVRGGQRLAVTMDSSNGSNYFNILGPGGGDALFNGSISGDFADIIVPDSGDYVVQVYLMRNAARRNEQARFTLRIEVTGGRPIAPPQPDFADGLSGGPDFFQVAGVSRGDALNIRSRPSAQSPIVTRVVNGEILRNGGCRMTGQTRWCRVSRPDGSDSGWAAGRFLIEASN, encoded by the coding sequence ATGTGTCGGTGGCGTGCGTTTTCAGGTGCAGTGATTGCGGCGGCGCTTCTTGTCTTCGCCGATGCGGGGCCGCAAACGGCGGTCGCGCAAGAGCGGAATGTTCGCGTTGAATTCGGCCGAGGCCAGAGTTCGACGGTCATCCGTGGCACGGTCCGCGGCTATGAAGGCGCAAATTACCGGGTCAACGTCCGGGGCGGCCAGCGTCTCGCCGTCACGATGGACAGCTCCAACGGCAGCAACTACTTCAATATCCTCGGCCCCGGCGGTGGCGACGCGCTGTTCAACGGGTCAATCTCGGGCGATTTCGCCGACATCATTGTTCCCGACAGCGGCGACTATGTCGTCCAGGTCTACTTGATGCGCAATGCCGCGCGCCGCAACGAACAGGCGCGGTTTACATTGCGCATCGAAGTGACGGGCGGCAGACCAATCGCCCCGCCCCAGCCTGACTTTGCCGATGGGCTCTCAGGCGGCCCCGACTTCTTTCAAGTGGCTGGCGTGTCTCGTGGCGATGCCCTGAACATCCGCAGCCGACCCAGCGCTCAAAGCCCGATTGTGACCCGGGTTGTCAACGGCGAGATTCTTCGCAATGGCGGGTGCCGGATGACCGGGCAGACGCGGTGGTGCCGGGTGTCTCGGCCTGACGGCAGCGATTCCGGTTGGGCGGCGGGACGGTTCCTGATCGAGGCCAGCAACTGA
- a CDS encoding Gfo/Idh/MocA family protein: MMGLGVGLIGSGYMGKCHALAWASVATVFPDVDRPRLVALADATPELAREQADAFGFGRGTGDWRDLISDPAVDVVSIAAPNQFHADMAVAALEAGKHVWCEKPMATSLEDAIRMRDAARRSSKTAILGYNYIQNPMIRHARNLIAEGRIGKVNHIRLEMDEDFMADPSQPFYWKSEKKSGYGVLDDFAVHPLSLLAVLHGRITSVVADMAKPYPERPTSDGARRPVENHDIAQALFRTEFGASGVLMVNRSAWGRKGRIALQIFGSKGSILYDQERMNELQIYSAEDPADLQGYRTILAAPPHVPYRQFIPAPGHGLGFNELKVIECHELLRAISGEHDAYVIDFERGLEIERTVHAAARSAVSGTWVKIEYIDLP, from the coding sequence GTGATGGGACTGGGTGTGGGGTTGATTGGTTCTGGCTACATGGGCAAATGCCATGCCCTTGCATGGGCTTCTGTGGCGACGGTCTTTCCGGACGTCGACCGTCCGCGGCTCGTCGCACTCGCCGATGCAACACCGGAACTTGCGCGTGAGCAGGCTGATGCATTTGGTTTCGGCCGAGGGACCGGAGATTGGCGCGACCTGATTTCCGATCCCGCAGTCGATGTGGTTTCCATTGCAGCCCCGAACCAGTTTCACGCCGATATGGCAGTGGCGGCATTGGAAGCCGGCAAACACGTCTGGTGTGAAAAACCGATGGCTACTTCTCTCGAAGATGCCATTCGCATGCGAGATGCAGCAAGACGCTCAAGCAAGACGGCGATCCTCGGATACAACTACATCCAGAACCCCATGATCCGGCATGCGCGCAATCTGATTGCCGAAGGCAGGATCGGCAAAGTCAACCACATCCGGCTAGAGATGGATGAAGACTTCATGGCTGATCCTAGCCAGCCCTTCTACTGGAAGAGTGAAAAGAAATCGGGATATGGCGTGCTCGATGACTTCGCGGTTCACCCGCTTTCGCTGCTGGCAGTCCTCCACGGACGCATCACCTCCGTCGTCGCCGATATGGCCAAACCCTATCCGGAAAGGCCGACAAGTGACGGTGCTCGTCGTCCGGTGGAGAACCACGACATAGCCCAGGCTCTGTTTAGAACTGAGTTCGGCGCTTCGGGTGTGCTGATGGTCAACCGCTCAGCCTGGGGCAGGAAAGGTCGAATTGCGCTGCAGATCTTTGGATCAAAAGGATCAATCCTCTACGATCAGGAGAGGATGAATGAGCTGCAGATCTATTCGGCCGAAGATCCGGCTGACCTTCAGGGCTACCGTACGATACTCGCGGCGCCGCCTCATGTGCCCTATCGCCAGTTTATCCCTGCCCCAGGTCATGGTTTGGGGTTCAACGAACTCAAGGTGATCGAATGCCATGAGTTGCTCAGGGCGATCTCCGGCGAACACGATGCCTATGTCATCGACTTCGAGCGTGGCCTCGAAATAGAGCGCACCGTGCATGCGGCGGCACGATCGGCAGTATCGGGCACGTGGGTCAAGATCGAGTACATTGACTTGCCATGA
- the purU gene encoding formyltetrahydrofolate deformylase, producing the protein MKNYVLTVSCQSSRGIVAAISGYLADQGCNIVDSSQFDDLHTGQFFMRVSFISEEGANEGKLEKGFGPVAEKFGMTWNLYDAAKRMKVLLMVSRFGHCLNDLLYRWKIGALPIEIVGVVSNHFDYQKVVVNHDIPFHHIKVTKENKPEAEARIMDLVEQTGTEVIVLARYMQVLSDDMCKKMSGKIINIHHSFLPSFKGANPYKQAFERGVKLIGATAHYVTADLDEGPIIEQDVARITHAQSAEDYVSIGRDVESQVLARAIHAHIHHRTFINGNRTVVFPASPGSFASERMG; encoded by the coding sequence ATGAAGAACTATGTGCTGACCGTATCCTGCCAGTCCTCTCGCGGCATTGTAGCGGCGATTTCGGGTTATCTCGCCGACCAGGGCTGCAACATCGTCGACAGCTCCCAGTTTGACGATCTCCACACCGGCCAGTTCTTCATGCGCGTCTCCTTCATTTCCGAGGAAGGGGCGAACGAAGGCAAGCTCGAAAAGGGCTTCGGTCCCGTCGCCGAGAAATTCGGCATGACCTGGAATCTCTACGATGCCGCCAAGCGCATGAAGGTGCTCTTGATGGTCTCGCGCTTCGGCCACTGCCTAAACGACCTGCTCTACCGCTGGAAGATTGGCGCGCTGCCGATCGAGATCGTCGGCGTCGTCTCCAATCATTTCGACTACCAGAAGGTCGTTGTGAACCATGACATCCCCTTCCACCACATCAAGGTCACGAAGGAAAACAAGCCGGAAGCCGAAGCCCGGATCATGGATCTCGTAGAGCAGACCGGCACCGAAGTCATCGTGCTCGCCCGCTACATGCAGGTCCTCTCGGATGACATGTGCAAGAAGATGTCCGGGAAGATCATCAACATCCACCACTCCTTCCTGCCGTCCTTCAAAGGCGCCAACCCCTACAAGCAGGCCTTCGAGCGCGGGGTGAAGCTTATCGGGGCAACCGCCCACTACGTCACGGCTGATCTCGACGAAGGTCCGATCATCGAGCAGGACGTCGCTCGCATCACCCATGCGCAGTCGGCGGAAGATTACGTCTCGATCGGCCGCGACGTCGAAAGCCAAGTACTGGCGCGCGCGATCCATGCGCATATTCACCACCGGACCTTTATCAATGGCAACCGGACTGTCGTCTTCCCGGCAAGCCCGGGCTCCTTTGCCTCCGAGCGCATGGGGTGA
- the folD gene encoding bifunctional methylenetetrahydrofolate dehydrogenase/methenyltetrahydrofolate cyclohydrolase FolD — protein sequence MTVVIDGKAAAASVIEAVTSAATTLESSGHRKPGLAVVIVGDDPASHAYVSAKSRMAKQCGFNSIQHTLPEETSQEDLMALVAALNADPEIDGILVQLPLPKHLDSEPVIQSILPEKDVDGLHVVNAGKLATGDLKTGLLSCTPAGAMILVRQIHGKDLSGLNALVIGRSNLFGKPMAQLLLNASATVTIGHSKSRDLPELARQADILVAAVGRAEMVKADWLKPGATVIDVGINRVAAPEKGEGKFKLVGDVAFAECKPIAKAISPVPGGVGPMTIAMLMANTVIAAHRRAGVAAPSF from the coding sequence ATGACTGTTGTCATCGACGGAAAGGCAGCCGCCGCTTCGGTCATCGAAGCGGTAACCTCAGCGGCAACGACGCTCGAAAGTTCCGGCCATCGCAAACCCGGCCTTGCCGTCGTCATCGTCGGTGACGACCCGGCAAGCCACGCTTATGTCAGCGCGAAGAGCCGCATGGCCAAGCAGTGCGGCTTCAACTCCATCCAGCACACGCTGCCCGAAGAGACCTCGCAGGAAGACCTGATGGCGCTGGTCGCCGCGCTGAATGCCGACCCCGAGATTGACGGGATCCTGGTCCAGCTCCCGCTTCCGAAACATCTCGACAGCGAGCCGGTCATCCAGTCGATTCTGCCGGAGAAGGATGTCGACGGCCTGCATGTCGTCAACGCCGGCAAGCTCGCCACCGGCGACCTGAAGACCGGTCTTCTCTCCTGCACGCCGGCCGGCGCCATGATCCTGGTGCGCCAGATCCACGGCAAGGATCTCTCGGGCCTCAATGCACTTGTTATCGGCCGCTCGAACCTCTTCGGCAAGCCGATGGCGCAGCTCCTACTGAATGCCAGCGCCACCGTCACGATCGGCCATTCGAAGAGCCGCGATCTGCCGGAGCTCGCCCGTCAGGCCGACATTCTGGTGGCCGCCGTCGGGCGTGCCGAAATGGTCAAGGCCGACTGGCTGAAGCCGGGCGCGACCGTCATAGATGTCGGCATCAATCGCGTTGCAGCTCCGGAAAAGGGCGAGGGCAAGTTCAAGCTGGTTGGCGATGTCGCCTTTGCCGAATGCAAGCCGATCGCCAAGGCCATTTCCCCGGTTCCCGGCGGTGTCGGACCGATGACGATTGCCATGCTGATGGCCAACACCGTGATCGCTGCCCATCGCCGGGCGGGTGTCGCAGCACCTAGCTTCTGA
- a CDS encoding ABC transporter permease, with amino-acid sequence MSDATNELGETSKTGLKKVRRLPPEFSILAVLIGIALVFEIIGWYVVGESFLGNKQRLSIIVLQVAVTGIIAVGVTQVIITGGIDLSSGSMVGFIAMVVASFAQTSLNARAVFLQPEYAAFGLNWFIDSSPLWPVLTGILLGALLGYINGLIIAKTGIPPFIATLGMMVSARGLAKWYTEGQPVALLNENFTWLGQSFDLWGFPVPRTVIVFFIVATICHIALCYTRYGKFTYAIGANPQAARVSGIDIGKHLIKVYAVAGLLSGLAGVMLAARAQSGQPNMGVSFELDAIAAAVIGGTSLTGGIGRITGTVIGTIILGVVTSGFTFLKVGAYYQEIVKGAIIVAAVVIDVHRQKKKSRA; translated from the coding sequence ATGTCAGATGCCACCAATGAACTGGGCGAGACGTCGAAGACGGGCCTGAAAAAGGTACGCCGTTTGCCGCCAGAGTTCTCCATTCTGGCCGTCTTGATCGGGATTGCACTCGTCTTCGAAATCATCGGCTGGTACGTCGTCGGAGAGAGTTTTCTAGGCAACAAGCAGCGCTTGTCGATCATCGTATTGCAGGTCGCCGTCACAGGCATCATTGCGGTCGGCGTTACCCAGGTCATCATCACGGGCGGCATCGATTTGTCGTCGGGATCAATGGTGGGCTTTATCGCGATGGTCGTGGCAAGTTTCGCCCAGACTTCGCTCAATGCCCGGGCCGTCTTCCTTCAACCAGAATATGCTGCCTTCGGCTTGAACTGGTTCATCGACTCCAGTCCGCTATGGCCAGTTTTGACTGGTATCCTGCTTGGAGCCCTGCTCGGCTATATCAACGGACTCATCATCGCCAAGACCGGAATTCCGCCCTTCATCGCAACACTTGGGATGATGGTTTCTGCACGTGGCCTGGCCAAGTGGTACACCGAAGGGCAACCGGTGGCTCTCCTGAACGAGAACTTCACCTGGCTTGGTCAGAGCTTCGATCTCTGGGGCTTTCCAGTACCGCGCACGGTGATCGTCTTCTTCATCGTCGCCACAATCTGTCACATCGCACTCTGCTACACGCGCTATGGCAAATTCACCTATGCTATTGGTGCAAACCCGCAAGCTGCCCGTGTCTCCGGCATCGACATCGGCAAGCACCTGATAAAGGTCTACGCTGTCGCTGGCCTTTTATCTGGACTTGCGGGTGTGATGCTGGCAGCGCGCGCTCAGTCCGGCCAGCCGAATATGGGCGTTTCGTTTGAGCTTGACGCAATTGCTGCTGCGGTCATTGGCGGTACCTCACTTACGGGCGGCATCGGCCGTATTACCGGAACAGTAATTGGTACCATCATCCTGGGTGTTGTGACCTCCGGCTTCACCTTCCTGAAGGTGGGTGCTTACTACCAGGAGATCGTCAAGGGCGCGATCATCGTTGCAGCCGTGGTCATCGATGTGCACCGCCAGAAGAAAAAATCTCGCGCCTGA
- a CDS encoding LysR family transcriptional regulator, whose translation MDFRHNLRALHTFETVSRHLSVAAAAEELGVTQSAVSHQLRLLGEIVGERLIQKNGRGIALTDAGRDLSRRLQPAFAEIDRSLAEAIGGTRDRVRLAICSSFAQAWLVPRLQSFYQIHPDIDLQILMYAQDPELSDASGDAFVTTLPRDRGYHAQLLWPENLVPIVSSAVAARKKGFRYITTELQPGKIGSDWQAYARYAGRADLLPLDCRWLFASHYVIALDMVRRDLGAALVPDFLAQPELDAGELTLLDQAKLPTHEDYHLCIKESRRTEPALDALMRWFRQELGKSQRCAQKETLKLVQP comes from the coding sequence ATGGATTTCAGGCATAACCTCAGGGCCTTGCACACGTTCGAAACGGTCTCCCGTCATCTCTCCGTGGCGGCGGCAGCGGAGGAACTCGGAGTGACCCAAAGTGCCGTCAGCCACCAGTTGCGTCTGCTCGGGGAAATCGTCGGAGAACGGCTGATTCAGAAAAATGGCCGCGGCATTGCATTGACGGACGCCGGACGTGACCTATCGCGACGACTGCAGCCAGCTTTCGCCGAAATCGACCGCTCGCTGGCCGAGGCCATCGGCGGCACGCGCGATCGCGTGCGGCTTGCGATCTGCAGCAGTTTCGCTCAGGCTTGGCTCGTTCCGCGGCTTCAGTCCTTCTATCAGATCCACCCGGATATCGATCTGCAGATCCTAATGTATGCGCAGGATCCGGAGCTCTCCGATGCCTCGGGCGATGCCTTCGTGACGACCCTGCCGAGGGATCGCGGCTACCATGCACAGCTGCTCTGGCCGGAAAATCTCGTTCCTATCGTCTCCTCGGCGGTCGCGGCACGAAAGAAGGGCTTCCGCTACATCACCACCGAACTGCAGCCCGGCAAGATCGGAAGCGACTGGCAGGCCTATGCAAGATATGCGGGAAGGGCCGATCTCCTGCCGCTCGACTGCCGATGGCTGTTTGCCTCGCATTACGTGATCGCGCTCGACATGGTGCGTCGGGATCTCGGCGCAGCACTGGTTCCGGACTTCCTCGCACAGCCCGAACTGGATGCGGGAGAGCTGACACTTCTCGATCAGGCGAAGCTGCCGACACACGAGGACTACCACCTCTGCATCAAGGAGAGCCGCCGTACTGAGCCTGCTCTGGACGCGTTGATGCGCTGGTTCAGGCAGGAGCTCGGGAAATCCCAGCGCTGCGCGCAGAAGGAGACTTTGAAGCTGGTGCAACCATGA
- a CDS encoding L,D-transpeptidase, with protein sequence MRKTDEGRRLFMQGMSAVALLASPVALLAGEVMKEVAALKPGEFTWHPERQRTGPVAIVVSLPEQRVHVYRNGIRIAVSTCSTGKPGHETPTGVFVVLQKDKHHKSSTYDDAPMPNMNRLTWSGIALHAGNLPGYPASHGCVRLPMDFSERLFGITHLGTPVIISGTATDSYDITHPGMVLGAYAAREFEGAVAALHGKERPNDWTDLSKQPVVSVIMSTYDGRALLVENSEIRAEGQITVSGRDKLGSHVFLLDSLDQAAQGMRWIAFANSDEDVGVLSTAANVLSRISAEAPFVTTMQKVLHPGAILILTDAPLAPDSRSGKDFVIMT encoded by the coding sequence ATGAGGAAGACAGATGAGGGCAGGCGCCTCTTTATGCAGGGGATGTCGGCGGTTGCGCTTCTTGCCAGTCCTGTCGCACTCCTCGCCGGCGAGGTGATGAAGGAGGTCGCGGCCCTGAAGCCCGGCGAATTCACCTGGCATCCCGAACGACAGCGTACGGGGCCAGTCGCGATCGTCGTCTCCCTGCCGGAGCAGCGCGTTCACGTCTACCGCAACGGCATCCGCATCGCCGTTTCCACCTGCTCCACCGGAAAGCCGGGCCACGAGACGCCGACCGGCGTCTTCGTCGTCCTGCAGAAAGATAAGCACCACAAGTCCAGCACCTATGACGACGCACCGATGCCGAACATGAACCGGCTGACCTGGTCCGGCATCGCGCTCCATGCCGGCAATCTGCCGGGCTATCCGGCCTCGCATGGCTGTGTGCGTCTGCCGATGGACTTTTCGGAGCGCCTGTTCGGCATCACCCATCTCGGCACACCGGTAATCATTTCAGGCACGGCGACGGACTCCTATGACATCACGCATCCGGGCATGGTGCTCGGCGCCTATGCGGCCCGGGAGTTTGAAGGCGCAGTCGCGGCACTACACGGCAAGGAGCGCCCCAACGACTGGACGGACCTGAGCAAGCAGCCGGTGGTTTCGGTGATCATGTCAACCTATGACGGGCGTGCACTATTGGTGGAGAATTCGGAGATCCGCGCAGAGGGCCAGATCACCGTCAGCGGCAGGGACAAACTCGGCAGCCATGTCTTCCTGCTGGACAGTCTCGATCAGGCCGCACAAGGCATGCGCTGGATCGCGTTTGCGAACTCGGACGAAGATGTGGGTGTGCTCAGCACGGCCGCTAACGTGCTCTCCCGCATCTCGGCCGAGGCGCCTTTCGTCACAACCATGCAAAAGGTCCTGCATCCCGGCGCCATCCTTATCCTCACCGACGCGCCGCTTGCCCCCGACAGCCGATCAGGCAAGGATTTCGTGATCATGACTTAA